In the genome of Globicephala melas chromosome 3, mGloMel1.2, whole genome shotgun sequence, one region contains:
- the PRKCSH gene encoding glucosidase 2 subunit beta isoform X1: MLPHISAFFLPEEQLAAGSGARWILTFAPTSSRGHSASPSSLLPLTEPVSGFRGSSEMLLVLLLLPMCWAVEVKRPRGVSLTNHHFYDESKPFTCLDGSASVPFDQVNDDYCDCKDGSDEPGTAACPNGSFHCTNTGYKPLYISSRWVNDGVCDCCDGTDEYNSGIVCENTCKEKGRKERETLQQMAEVTREGFRLKKILIEDWKRAREEKQKKLTELQAGKKSLEDQVELLRTLKEEAEKPEKEAKDQHRKLWEEQLAASKAQREQKLATSAFQELDDDMDGAVSVAELQTHPELDTDGDGALSEGEAQTLLGGDTQTDAASFSDRIWAAIRDKYRSEVLPTDLPSPPAPALTEPREEQPPVPSQPAEEEDEEEEETEEEEGGEEGEEEDSQVPGEQPKETPPPVVPPQTASPTEEDKMPPYDEQTQAFINAAQEARNKFEEAERSLKDVEESIRNLEQEISFDFGPNGEFAYLYSQCYELTTNEYVYRLCPFKLVSQKPKLGGSPTSLGTWGSWAGPDHNKFSAMKYEQGTGCWQGPNRSTTVRLLCGKETVVTSTTEPSRCEYLMELMTPAACPEPPPEPPASGNHDEL, translated from the exons ATGCTTCCACACATTTCCGCTTTCTTTCTGCCGGAGGAACAGTTGGCTGCTGGGTCGGGGGCGCGGTGGATATTGACCTTTGCCCCAACCTCGT CGCGAGGGCACAGCgcatctcccagcagcctccttCCTCTGACAGAACCCGTTTCCGGCTTCCGAGGCTCCAGCGAGATgttactagtgctgctgctgctgcccatgTGTTGGGCCGTGGAGGTCAAGCGACCCCGGGGCGTCTCCCTCACCA ACCATCACTTCTACGACGAGTCCAAGCCTTTCACTTGCCTGGATGGCTCTGCCAGTGTCCCTTTTGATCAGGTCAATGACGACTACTGTGACTGCAAAGATGGCTCAGATGAACCAG GCACAGCCGCCTGTCCCAACGGCAGCTTCCACTGCACCAACACTGGCTACAAGCCCCTGTACATCTCCTCCAGATGGGTCAACGATGGAGTTTGTG ACTGCTGCGACGGGACGGACGAATACAACAGCGGGATCGTCTGTGAGAACACCTGCAA AGAGAAGGGCCGTAAGGAGAGAGAGACTCTACAGCAGATGGCGGAGGTGACCCGCGAGGGATTCCGCCTGAAAAAGATCCTAATTGAGGACTGGAAGAGGGCCCGAGAGGAGAAGCAG AAAAAGCTCACTGAGCTGCAGGCTGGAAAGAAGTCACTGGAGGACCAGGTGGAGTTGCTGCGGACACTGAAGGAAGAAGCTGAGAAGCCAGAGAAGGAGGCCAAGGACCAGCACCGGAAGCTGTGGGAAG AGCAGCTGGCCGCCTCCAAGGCCCAGCGAGAGCAGAAGCTGGCGACCAGTGCCTTCCAGGAGCTGGACGATGACATGGACGGGGC GGTCTCTGTGGCTGAGCTGCAGACCCACCCGGAGCTGGACACAGATGGGGACGGGGCATTATCAGAAGGGGAAGCCCAG ACCCTTCTCGGGGGAGACACGCAGACAGATGCCGCTTCCTTCTCTGACCGCATCTGGGCTGCCATCCGGGACAAGTACCGGTCCGAG GTGCTGCCCACCGACCTGCCGTCGCCTCCTGCACCCGCCTTGACGGAGCCCAGGGAGGAGCAGCCCCCGGTGCCCTCACAGCCCGcagaggaggaggacgaggaagaagaggagacggaggaggaggagggcggggaggagggggaggaggaggattcCCAGGTGCCAGGGGAGCAGCCCAAG gagaCCCCACCCCCAGTCGTGCCCCCCCAGACAGCCAGCCCCACAGAGGAGGACAAAATGCCGCCCTACGATGAGCAGACACAGGCCTTCATCAATG CTGCCCAGGAGGCCCGCAACAAGTTTGAAGAGGCCGAGCGGTCCCTGAAGGACGTGGAGGAGTCCATCAG GAACCTGGAGCAGGAGATTTCCTTTGATTTTGGTCCCAACGGCGAGTTTGCCTACCTGTACAGCCAGTGCTACGAGCTCACCACCAATGA GTACGTCTACCGGCTCTGCCCCTTCAAGCTCGTCTCGCAGAAACCCAAACTCGGTGGCTCCCCCACCAGCCTCGG CACCTGGGGCTCGTGGGCTGGCCCCGACCACAACAAGTTCAGCGCCATGAAGTATGAGCAGGGCACAGGCTGCTGGCAGGGTCCCAACCGCTCCACTACT GTGCGCCTGCTGTGTGGGAAGGAGACAGTGGTGACTAGCACCACGGAGCCCAGCCGCTGCGAGTACCTCATGGAGCTGATGACACCGGCCGCCTGCCCAGAACCACCACCGGAACCGCCTGCCTCAGGCAACCACGATGAGCTctag
- the PRKCSH gene encoding glucosidase 2 subunit beta isoform X2: MLPHISAFFLPEEQLAAGSGARWILTFAPTSSRGHSASPSSLLPLTEPVSGFRGSSEMLLVLLLLPMCWAVEVKRPRGVSLTNHHFYDESKPFTCLDGSASVPFDQVNDDYCDCKDGSDEPGTAACPNGSFHCTNTGYKPLYISSRWVNDGVCDCCDGTDEYNSGIVCENTCKEKGRKERETLQQMAEVTREGFRLKKILIEDWKRAREEKQKKLTELQAGKKSLEDQVELLRTLKEEAEKPEKEAKDQHRKLWEEQLAASKAQREQKLATSAFQELDDDMDGAVSVAELQTHPELDTDGDGALSEGEAQTLLGGDTQTDAASFSDRIWAAIRDKYRSEVLPTDLPSPPAPALTEPREEQPPVPSQPAEEEDEEEEETEEEEGGEEGEEEDSQETPPPVVPPQTASPTEEDKMPPYDEQTQAFINAAQEARNKFEEAERSLKDVEESIRNLEQEISFDFGPNGEFAYLYSQCYELTTNEYVYRLCPFKLVSQKPKLGGSPTSLGTWGSWAGPDHNKFSAMKYEQGTGCWQGPNRSTTVRLLCGKETVVTSTTEPSRCEYLMELMTPAACPEPPPEPPASGNHDEL; encoded by the exons ATGCTTCCACACATTTCCGCTTTCTTTCTGCCGGAGGAACAGTTGGCTGCTGGGTCGGGGGCGCGGTGGATATTGACCTTTGCCCCAACCTCGT CGCGAGGGCACAGCgcatctcccagcagcctccttCCTCTGACAGAACCCGTTTCCGGCTTCCGAGGCTCCAGCGAGATgttactagtgctgctgctgctgcccatgTGTTGGGCCGTGGAGGTCAAGCGACCCCGGGGCGTCTCCCTCACCA ACCATCACTTCTACGACGAGTCCAAGCCTTTCACTTGCCTGGATGGCTCTGCCAGTGTCCCTTTTGATCAGGTCAATGACGACTACTGTGACTGCAAAGATGGCTCAGATGAACCAG GCACAGCCGCCTGTCCCAACGGCAGCTTCCACTGCACCAACACTGGCTACAAGCCCCTGTACATCTCCTCCAGATGGGTCAACGATGGAGTTTGTG ACTGCTGCGACGGGACGGACGAATACAACAGCGGGATCGTCTGTGAGAACACCTGCAA AGAGAAGGGCCGTAAGGAGAGAGAGACTCTACAGCAGATGGCGGAGGTGACCCGCGAGGGATTCCGCCTGAAAAAGATCCTAATTGAGGACTGGAAGAGGGCCCGAGAGGAGAAGCAG AAAAAGCTCACTGAGCTGCAGGCTGGAAAGAAGTCACTGGAGGACCAGGTGGAGTTGCTGCGGACACTGAAGGAAGAAGCTGAGAAGCCAGAGAAGGAGGCCAAGGACCAGCACCGGAAGCTGTGGGAAG AGCAGCTGGCCGCCTCCAAGGCCCAGCGAGAGCAGAAGCTGGCGACCAGTGCCTTCCAGGAGCTGGACGATGACATGGACGGGGC GGTCTCTGTGGCTGAGCTGCAGACCCACCCGGAGCTGGACACAGATGGGGACGGGGCATTATCAGAAGGGGAAGCCCAG ACCCTTCTCGGGGGAGACACGCAGACAGATGCCGCTTCCTTCTCTGACCGCATCTGGGCTGCCATCCGGGACAAGTACCGGTCCGAG GTGCTGCCCACCGACCTGCCGTCGCCTCCTGCACCCGCCTTGACGGAGCCCAGGGAGGAGCAGCCCCCGGTGCCCTCACAGCCCGcagaggaggaggacgaggaagaagaggagacggaggaggaggagggcggggaggagggggaggaggaggattcCCAG gagaCCCCACCCCCAGTCGTGCCCCCCCAGACAGCCAGCCCCACAGAGGAGGACAAAATGCCGCCCTACGATGAGCAGACACAGGCCTTCATCAATG CTGCCCAGGAGGCCCGCAACAAGTTTGAAGAGGCCGAGCGGTCCCTGAAGGACGTGGAGGAGTCCATCAG GAACCTGGAGCAGGAGATTTCCTTTGATTTTGGTCCCAACGGCGAGTTTGCCTACCTGTACAGCCAGTGCTACGAGCTCACCACCAATGA GTACGTCTACCGGCTCTGCCCCTTCAAGCTCGTCTCGCAGAAACCCAAACTCGGTGGCTCCCCCACCAGCCTCGG CACCTGGGGCTCGTGGGCTGGCCCCGACCACAACAAGTTCAGCGCCATGAAGTATGAGCAGGGCACAGGCTGCTGGCAGGGTCCCAACCGCTCCACTACT GTGCGCCTGCTGTGTGGGAAGGAGACAGTGGTGACTAGCACCACGGAGCCCAGCCGCTGCGAGTACCTCATGGAGCTGATGACACCGGCCGCCTGCCCAGAACCACCACCGGAACCGCCTGCCTCAGGCAACCACGATGAGCTctag
- the PRKCSH gene encoding glucosidase 2 subunit beta isoform X4 has product MLLVLLLLPMCWAVEVKRPRGVSLTNHHFYDESKPFTCLDGSASVPFDQVNDDYCDCKDGSDEPGTAACPNGSFHCTNTGYKPLYISSRWVNDGVCDCCDGTDEYNSGIVCENTCKEKGRKERETLQQMAEVTREGFRLKKILIEDWKRAREEKQKKLTELQAGKKSLEDQVELLRTLKEEAEKPEKEAKDQHRKLWEEQLAASKAQREQKLATSAFQELDDDMDGAVSVAELQTHPELDTDGDGALSEGEAQTLLGGDTQTDAASFSDRIWAAIRDKYRSEVLPTDLPSPPAPALTEPREEQPPVPSQPAEEEDEEEEETEEEEGGEEGEEEDSQVPGEQPKETPPPVVPPQTASPTEEDKMPPYDEQTQAFINAAQEARNKFEEAERSLKDVEESIRNLEQEISFDFGPNGEFAYLYSQCYELTTNEYVYRLCPFKLVSQKPKLGGSPTSLGTWGSWAGPDHNKFSAMKYEQGTGCWQGPNRSTTVRLLCGKETVVTSTTEPSRCEYLMELMTPAACPEPPPEPPASGNHDEL; this is encoded by the exons ATgttactagtgctgctgctgctgcccatgTGTTGGGCCGTGGAGGTCAAGCGACCCCGGGGCGTCTCCCTCACCA ACCATCACTTCTACGACGAGTCCAAGCCTTTCACTTGCCTGGATGGCTCTGCCAGTGTCCCTTTTGATCAGGTCAATGACGACTACTGTGACTGCAAAGATGGCTCAGATGAACCAG GCACAGCCGCCTGTCCCAACGGCAGCTTCCACTGCACCAACACTGGCTACAAGCCCCTGTACATCTCCTCCAGATGGGTCAACGATGGAGTTTGTG ACTGCTGCGACGGGACGGACGAATACAACAGCGGGATCGTCTGTGAGAACACCTGCAA AGAGAAGGGCCGTAAGGAGAGAGAGACTCTACAGCAGATGGCGGAGGTGACCCGCGAGGGATTCCGCCTGAAAAAGATCCTAATTGAGGACTGGAAGAGGGCCCGAGAGGAGAAGCAG AAAAAGCTCACTGAGCTGCAGGCTGGAAAGAAGTCACTGGAGGACCAGGTGGAGTTGCTGCGGACACTGAAGGAAGAAGCTGAGAAGCCAGAGAAGGAGGCCAAGGACCAGCACCGGAAGCTGTGGGAAG AGCAGCTGGCCGCCTCCAAGGCCCAGCGAGAGCAGAAGCTGGCGACCAGTGCCTTCCAGGAGCTGGACGATGACATGGACGGGGC GGTCTCTGTGGCTGAGCTGCAGACCCACCCGGAGCTGGACACAGATGGGGACGGGGCATTATCAGAAGGGGAAGCCCAG ACCCTTCTCGGGGGAGACACGCAGACAGATGCCGCTTCCTTCTCTGACCGCATCTGGGCTGCCATCCGGGACAAGTACCGGTCCGAG GTGCTGCCCACCGACCTGCCGTCGCCTCCTGCACCCGCCTTGACGGAGCCCAGGGAGGAGCAGCCCCCGGTGCCCTCACAGCCCGcagaggaggaggacgaggaagaagaggagacggaggaggaggagggcggggaggagggggaggaggaggattcCCAGGTGCCAGGGGAGCAGCCCAAG gagaCCCCACCCCCAGTCGTGCCCCCCCAGACAGCCAGCCCCACAGAGGAGGACAAAATGCCGCCCTACGATGAGCAGACACAGGCCTTCATCAATG CTGCCCAGGAGGCCCGCAACAAGTTTGAAGAGGCCGAGCGGTCCCTGAAGGACGTGGAGGAGTCCATCAG GAACCTGGAGCAGGAGATTTCCTTTGATTTTGGTCCCAACGGCGAGTTTGCCTACCTGTACAGCCAGTGCTACGAGCTCACCACCAATGA GTACGTCTACCGGCTCTGCCCCTTCAAGCTCGTCTCGCAGAAACCCAAACTCGGTGGCTCCCCCACCAGCCTCGG CACCTGGGGCTCGTGGGCTGGCCCCGACCACAACAAGTTCAGCGCCATGAAGTATGAGCAGGGCACAGGCTGCTGGCAGGGTCCCAACCGCTCCACTACT GTGCGCCTGCTGTGTGGGAAGGAGACAGTGGTGACTAGCACCACGGAGCCCAGCCGCTGCGAGTACCTCATGGAGCTGATGACACCGGCCGCCTGCCCAGAACCACCACCGGAACCGCCTGCCTCAGGCAACCACGATGAGCTctag
- the PRKCSH gene encoding glucosidase 2 subunit beta isoform X3 produces MLPHISAFFLPEEQLAAGSGARWILTFAPTSSRGHSASPSSLLPLTEPVSGFRGSSEMLLVLLLLPMCWAVEVKRPRGVSLTNHHFYDESKPFTCLDGSASVPFDQVNDDYCDCKDGSDEPGTAACPNGSFHCTNTGYKPLYISSRWVNDGVCDCCDGTDEYNSGIVCENTCKEKGRKERETLQQMAEVTREGFRLKKILIEDWKRAREEKQKKLTELQAGKKSLEDQVELLRTLKEEAEKPEKEAKDQHRKLWEEQLAASKAQREQKLATSAFQELDDDMDGAVSVAELQTHPELDTDGDGALSEGEAQTLLGGDTQTDAASFSDRIWAAIRDKYRSEVLPTDLPSPPAPALTEPREEQPPVPSQPAEEEDEEEEETEEEEGGEEGEEEDSQVPGEQPKETPPPVVPPQTASPTEEDKMPPYDEQTQAFINAAQEARNKFEEAERSLKDVEESIRNLEQEISFDFGPNGEFAYLYSQCYELTTNDTWGSWAGPDHNKFSAMKYEQGTGCWQGPNRSTTVRLLCGKETVVTSTTEPSRCEYLMELMTPAACPEPPPEPPASGNHDEL; encoded by the exons ATGCTTCCACACATTTCCGCTTTCTTTCTGCCGGAGGAACAGTTGGCTGCTGGGTCGGGGGCGCGGTGGATATTGACCTTTGCCCCAACCTCGT CGCGAGGGCACAGCgcatctcccagcagcctccttCCTCTGACAGAACCCGTTTCCGGCTTCCGAGGCTCCAGCGAGATgttactagtgctgctgctgctgcccatgTGTTGGGCCGTGGAGGTCAAGCGACCCCGGGGCGTCTCCCTCACCA ACCATCACTTCTACGACGAGTCCAAGCCTTTCACTTGCCTGGATGGCTCTGCCAGTGTCCCTTTTGATCAGGTCAATGACGACTACTGTGACTGCAAAGATGGCTCAGATGAACCAG GCACAGCCGCCTGTCCCAACGGCAGCTTCCACTGCACCAACACTGGCTACAAGCCCCTGTACATCTCCTCCAGATGGGTCAACGATGGAGTTTGTG ACTGCTGCGACGGGACGGACGAATACAACAGCGGGATCGTCTGTGAGAACACCTGCAA AGAGAAGGGCCGTAAGGAGAGAGAGACTCTACAGCAGATGGCGGAGGTGACCCGCGAGGGATTCCGCCTGAAAAAGATCCTAATTGAGGACTGGAAGAGGGCCCGAGAGGAGAAGCAG AAAAAGCTCACTGAGCTGCAGGCTGGAAAGAAGTCACTGGAGGACCAGGTGGAGTTGCTGCGGACACTGAAGGAAGAAGCTGAGAAGCCAGAGAAGGAGGCCAAGGACCAGCACCGGAAGCTGTGGGAAG AGCAGCTGGCCGCCTCCAAGGCCCAGCGAGAGCAGAAGCTGGCGACCAGTGCCTTCCAGGAGCTGGACGATGACATGGACGGGGC GGTCTCTGTGGCTGAGCTGCAGACCCACCCGGAGCTGGACACAGATGGGGACGGGGCATTATCAGAAGGGGAAGCCCAG ACCCTTCTCGGGGGAGACACGCAGACAGATGCCGCTTCCTTCTCTGACCGCATCTGGGCTGCCATCCGGGACAAGTACCGGTCCGAG GTGCTGCCCACCGACCTGCCGTCGCCTCCTGCACCCGCCTTGACGGAGCCCAGGGAGGAGCAGCCCCCGGTGCCCTCACAGCCCGcagaggaggaggacgaggaagaagaggagacggaggaggaggagggcggggaggagggggaggaggaggattcCCAGGTGCCAGGGGAGCAGCCCAAG gagaCCCCACCCCCAGTCGTGCCCCCCCAGACAGCCAGCCCCACAGAGGAGGACAAAATGCCGCCCTACGATGAGCAGACACAGGCCTTCATCAATG CTGCCCAGGAGGCCCGCAACAAGTTTGAAGAGGCCGAGCGGTCCCTGAAGGACGTGGAGGAGTCCATCAG GAACCTGGAGCAGGAGATTTCCTTTGATTTTGGTCCCAACGGCGAGTTTGCCTACCTGTACAGCCAGTGCTACGAGCTCACCACCAATGA CACCTGGGGCTCGTGGGCTGGCCCCGACCACAACAAGTTCAGCGCCATGAAGTATGAGCAGGGCACAGGCTGCTGGCAGGGTCCCAACCGCTCCACTACT GTGCGCCTGCTGTGTGGGAAGGAGACAGTGGTGACTAGCACCACGGAGCCCAGCCGCTGCGAGTACCTCATGGAGCTGATGACACCGGCCGCCTGCCCAGAACCACCACCGGAACCGCCTGCCTCAGGCAACCACGATGAGCTctag